The Shewanella sp. MTB7 genome includes a window with the following:
- the adhE gene encoding bifunctional acetaldehyde-CoA/alcohol dehydrogenase, with translation MTVTNQQELNLLVQRVADAQAEYANFSQEQVDKIFRAAALAAADARISLAKMAANETGMGVIEDKVIKNHFASEYIYNKYKDEKTCGILSEDHTFGTITIAEPVGLICGIVPTTNPTSTAIFKALISLKTRNGIIFSPHPRAKESTTTAARIVLNAAVEAGAPKDIIGWIDQPSVALSNLLMTHEKINLILATGGPGMVKAAYSSGKPAIGVGAGNTPIVIDETADIKRAVSSILMSKTFDNGVVCASEQAVVVVDEIYDIVKERFASHGGYILNKDETAAMQDVILKNGGLNADIVGQSAVTIAAMAGITVPKWTKVLIGEVQEISDAEAFAHEKLSPLLAMYRANDFEDALDKAEALVTLGGIGHTSGLYTDQDTQTERVMAFGFRMKTARILINTPASQGGIGDLYNFKLAPSLTLGCGSWGGNSISENVGPSHLINKKMVAKRAENMLWHKLPSSIYFRRGSLPIALEELSDKKRALIVTDKYLFNNGYCDETLKILKAQGLETEVFYEVEADPTLAIVQQGVKVAHSFQPDVIIALGGGSPMDAAKIIWVLYEHPDVDFADLALRFMDIRKRIYKFPKLGVKALMVAIPTTSGTGSEVTPFAVVTDEKTGKKYPIADYQLTPNIAIVDPNFVMNMPKSLTAFGGIDAVTHALEAYVSVMANEFSDGQALQALDLLFKHLPDSYNLGAAAPVAREKVHNGATIAGIAFANAFLGVCHSMAHKLGAEFHLAHGLANALLINNVIRFNATDMPTKQAAFSQYDRPKALCRYAKIAEHLNLAGNTDEEKVEALLEAIDQLKTTIGIPASIQEAGVNEADFLAKLDELAEDAFDDQCTGANPRYPLIAELKQVLLDSFYGNKYSDK, from the coding sequence ATGACTGTGACAAATCAACAAGAATTAAATCTTCTTGTACAGCGCGTCGCTGATGCTCAGGCAGAGTATGCCAACTTCAGTCAAGAACAGGTTGATAAGATTTTCAGAGCCGCGGCATTAGCTGCTGCTGATGCACGAATTTCATTAGCTAAGATGGCCGCCAATGAAACTGGAATGGGCGTTATTGAAGATAAAGTGATCAAAAACCACTTCGCCTCTGAATATATTTACAACAAGTATAAAGATGAAAAAACCTGTGGGATCTTAAGTGAAGATCACACCTTCGGTACGATCACTATTGCAGAACCTGTAGGCTTAATTTGCGGTATTGTCCCCACCACCAATCCAACTTCTACCGCCATATTTAAGGCGCTAATCAGCCTTAAAACCCGTAATGGCATTATCTTCTCACCACACCCTAGAGCGAAAGAGTCGACAACAACTGCCGCCAGAATTGTGCTAAACGCAGCGGTTGAAGCCGGCGCTCCTAAAGACATCATAGGTTGGATAGACCAGCCAAGTGTTGCACTCTCAAACTTACTAATGACCCATGAGAAAATAAACCTGATTTTGGCTACTGGTGGCCCAGGTATGGTTAAAGCGGCCTACTCTTCCGGTAAACCCGCGATCGGTGTGGGTGCAGGAAATACACCGATAGTTATCGATGAAACCGCCGATATTAAACGTGCTGTCAGCTCTATTTTAATGTCAAAAACCTTCGATAATGGCGTTGTTTGTGCCTCTGAGCAAGCCGTTGTGGTGGTTGATGAGATCTATGACATAGTCAAAGAGCGCTTTGCCAGCCACGGTGGATATATCTTAAACAAAGATGAAACCGCAGCTATGCAAGACGTTATTTTGAAAAATGGCGGGTTAAATGCTGATATTGTAGGACAAAGTGCAGTCACCATTGCGGCTATGGCCGGTATCACCGTACCCAAATGGACCAAGGTGTTAATTGGTGAGGTACAAGAGATTTCAGATGCCGAAGCCTTTGCCCATGAAAAACTTTCTCCACTGTTAGCCATGTACCGTGCCAATGACTTTGAGGATGCCCTTGATAAAGCTGAAGCCTTAGTCACTCTAGGTGGTATCGGCCACACATCAGGTTTATACACAGATCAAGATACTCAAACGGAACGTGTAATGGCCTTTGGTTTTCGTATGAAAACAGCGCGTATTCTTATCAATACTCCAGCCTCTCAAGGCGGTATTGGCGATCTGTACAATTTCAAGTTAGCCCCTTCACTGACCTTAGGTTGTGGCTCATGGGGAGGAAACTCCATCTCTGAAAATGTTGGGCCAAGTCACCTTATCAATAAGAAAATGGTCGCCAAGAGGGCTGAAAACATGTTGTGGCACAAGCTTCCTTCATCTATCTATTTCCGTCGTGGCAGCTTGCCTATTGCACTCGAGGAGCTCAGTGATAAAAAACGGGCGCTTATCGTAACGGATAAATATCTGTTCAATAACGGTTATTGTGACGAAACATTAAAAATCCTTAAGGCTCAGGGATTAGAGACTGAAGTATTCTATGAAGTCGAAGCGGATCCAACACTAGCGATAGTGCAGCAAGGGGTTAAAGTTGCTCACAGCTTCCAGCCTGATGTGATCATCGCCCTTGGCGGCGGCTCACCGATGGATGCAGCTAAAATTATATGGGTACTGTATGAGCATCCAGATGTTGATTTTGCTGACTTAGCACTGCGCTTTATGGATATTCGTAAACGGATCTACAAGTTTCCAAAACTCGGCGTAAAAGCACTGATGGTAGCCATTCCAACCACATCTGGTACAGGCTCTGAAGTAACGCCATTTGCCGTGGTAACTGATGAAAAAACGGGTAAGAAATATCCGATCGCTGATTATCAACTCACACCTAACATTGCCATTGTCGATCCTAACTTTGTCATGAATATGCCCAAATCACTCACCGCTTTCGGTGGTATCGATGCTGTAACTCATGCCTTAGAAGCCTATGTTAGCGTAATGGCCAATGAATTCAGTGATGGTCAGGCACTTCAAGCTCTAGATCTGCTGTTTAAGCACCTGCCTGATTCATATAATTTAGGTGCTGCTGCTCCCGTCGCAAGAGAGAAAGTCCACAATGGCGCGACTATCGCTGGTATCGCCTTCGCAAACGCCTTTTTAGGTGTTTGCCACTCTATGGCCCACAAACTCGGCGCTGAGTTTCATCTAGCCCATGGCCTAGCAAATGCCCTGCTTATCAACAATGTCATCCGTTTTAATGCGACAGACATGCCAACTAAGCAGGCTGCATTTAGCCAATATGATCGTCCTAAAGCACTTTGCCGTTACGCCAAAATTGCTGAACATTTAAACTTAGCTGGAAATACAGATGAAGAGAAAGTCGAAGCACTACTCGAAGCAATTGATCAACTCAAGACGACGATTGGCATTCCGGCTTCAATCCAAGAAGCTGGAGTCAACGAAGCCGACTTCCTCGCTAAACTTGACGAATTAGCCGAAGATGCGTTTGACGATCAATGTACTGGAGCGAACCCAAGATACCCGCTGATTGCCGAGCTAAAACAGGTACTGCTGGATAGTTTTTACGGCAATAAATACAGCGACAAGTAA
- a CDS encoding YchE family NAAT transporter, translating into MDLTLYVKFFLGLVAIINPIGLLPVFVSLTSHQTVSERNQTGKVANFAVVVILLVTIFAGQHILNMFSISLSAFRIAGGSLIAIIAMSMLQGKLGEVKRNQEEDREASGMESVAVVPLALPLMAGPGAISSVIVSAAENNTLINHIGMSITVILFGIVSFILFRMAPVIFKLLGKTGINVITRLMGLLMLSIGIEVIAAGFKGLFPSLIG; encoded by the coding sequence TTGGATTTAACACTGTATGTTAAATTTTTTCTGGGGTTAGTGGCCATTATAAATCCGATTGGATTGCTGCCAGTTTTTGTCAGTTTAACGAGCCATCAGACGGTATCTGAGCGAAATCAAACAGGGAAAGTGGCTAACTTTGCTGTCGTTGTGATCTTGCTTGTGACGATATTTGCAGGGCAACATATTTTGAATATGTTTAGTATCTCGTTATCCGCCTTTCGTATTGCCGGCGGTTCTTTGATCGCGATAATTGCCATGTCGATGCTTCAAGGTAAGTTAGGTGAGGTTAAACGCAACCAAGAAGAAGACAGAGAAGCCTCTGGTATGGAGTCTGTTGCTGTCGTGCCATTAGCGCTCCCCTTGATGGCAGGCCCTGGCGCGATTAGTTCTGTGATTGTCTCTGCTGCTGAAAACAATACCTTGATTAACCATATCGGCATGTCTATCACCGTTATCCTATTTGGCATAGTCAGTTTCATCTTGTTTAGAATGGCGCCGGTGATCTTTAAACTGCTAGGTAAAACTGGTATTAACGTTATCACACGTTTAATGGGTTTGTTGATGCTTTCGATTGGTATCGAAGTGATCGCAGCAGGCTTTAAAGGACTATTTCCAAGCTTAATTGGCTAG